DNA from Desulfuromonas thiophila:
TGTGCTTGTTGCGCTAGCATTCATCATCTGCTCGGAACCATTCTGGTCGTTTTTACAGGGATGGACAAATCCATGTTGCAACGCGGCATACCAACAGCGAGGCAACGCTTCCAAGCATTTTACAGAAGAACACATGCACCCGGTGGACTGCTGCATAGGCTAGACGCAGGAGGCGAATTTTTCAAGCGGGTTTTTCATTTTTGGGGACCTGCTGGAGCCGCCTAAGCCTTGCCCCCAGCAGAATTTCGCCTTGCCAGAATCTGGTCAGCAGTTAGACTTTGAAAAAATCTTCAGCCACAGCTGTACCAGCTGGTGACAGGGGCAGAGCTCCTGGTTGCTGAACGTCATGTTCGTCGCAGGATGTTTGTTCACTGGTAACATTTTCTCACCTATGGAGCTTTGATGCCAACAACTGCAACCCGTCGTATCCTGATCACCGGAGCCACCGGCTATATTGGTCGTCGCCTGAAAGACCGGTTGCTGCAGCGTGCTGATCTGCAATTGCGTCTTCTGGTGCGTGATCCCAATCGCTTGCGTCCTGAGGTGCGCCAGCGCGTCGAGGTGGTCCAGGGCGACAGCTTCGATGCCACTGCGCTACAGAAGGCACTCCAGCAGGTGGATATGGCTTTTTACCTGATTCATTCCATGGGGAGTGGCCCCGATTATGCCGCTCGCGATCGCCGCAGTGCTGAACAGTTTCGCGATGCCTGCATCGCTGCCGGGGTAGCACGGCTGATCTATCTGGGGGGGCTGGGACGGATGGAAAATGCCAGCGAACATCTGCGCAGCCGGCTCGAAACGGGGGCCATTCTCAGCGCTCGTCCCGAGACCTTGCAGACCCTCTGGTTTCGAGCCGGGGTCATTCTGGGCGCTGGCAGTGCCAGTTTCGAAATTATTCATCATCTGACGCAGAAACTGCCGGTTATGCTGACGCCGCGCTGGGTCACTACCCGCACCCAGGCGATCGCCGTCGAGGATGTGCTGACCTATCTTGAGGCGGCCATCGATCTGCCGGCAGCGGGCAACTGGCAGATCGATATCGGTAGCGAGCCGACCGATTTCCGTGGTCTGATGCAGGCTGCGGCGGCCAGCCTGGGGCTGAAACGCTGGCTGATTCCGGTGCCCCTGCTCAGCCCGAAATTGTCATCCTATTGGCTTATGTTGTTTACGCCAGTCCCCTACAGCATTGCTGCCGCACTGGTGGAAGGGCTCAAATCCGAAACTCTGGTGGAAAACGACCATGCCAAGCAGTTGTTTCCGACCATTGTGCCCCGCACGCTGCCACAGGCCTTTCAGTTGGCGTTGCAGGAGTTGGAAAGTGACGCGGTTCTCAGCCGTTGGTGCGACAGCAGTGCCGGCGAGGTCTGCGATCTGAGCCCACCTGCTGATCCTAAGGCCCTGGTGTATCGGGATTGCCGTCAGTTTGCTCTGGCTGGGCTGACCCCGGCCAGGGTGTTCTCACAACTCTGTCAGTTGGGAGGCGCTGCCGGCTGGGGTGGCTATGACCCCCTGTGGTCACTGCGGGGAATGATCGATAAACTGATGGGAGGCGTCGGTCTCAATCGTGGTCGGCGCGTACCCGCACAATTGCGGGTAGGTGATGCCGTAGATTTCTGGAAGGTGGTTGATCTACGACCGAATAAACGACTGTTATTGTTGGCGCAGATGAAACTTCCCGGCAAAGGCTGGCTTGAGTTTGTCATTGATGACGACTGGTTGATCCAGACAGCCCATTTTTTTCCGAAAGGGCTGGGGGGCCGGTTGTACTGGTATTTGGTGATGCCGTTTCATGCTTTGGTGTTTGAGCGTATGGGACGCCGCTTGTTGGCTCAGGCAGCCAAAATGCCGGCCAGCTGATCAGGCTTCTTGACAGAATGTTTTGTTCTGTTAAATTAAGACAAAAATTGTTATCAATGCGGTTCGTGGCTGAAGCCGCGATGTCCGTAAAACCTTCCCCCAGACCAAAAAGGAAAAACTTATGACGGAAAAACGCACAGGAATCATCCGCTTTAAAGGCAATCCGGTGACCCTCGTTGGCCCCGATGTCACGGTTGGCAGCCCTGCTCCTGATTTCAAGGTGGTCGATAATGGTCTTCAGCCGGTGACACGCGATAGCGCCAAAGGCAAGATTCAACTGATAGCGGTGGTGCCGTCTCTGGATACGGGCGTTTGCGACACCATGACGCGAAAGTTTAATCAGGATGCCGCTGCTTTGCCGGAGAACGTGGAAGTCTATACCATCAGTGTTGATCTGCCTTTTGCTCAAAAGCGCTGGTGCGGTAATGCTGGTATTGAGCGGGTTAAAACCCTGTCGGATTATCAGGAGCGCAGCTTTGGCCTGAATTACGGCGTGTTGATCGACGAACTGAAGTTGCTGGCGCGCAGCGTCTTCGTGATTGATGTTGATGGCAAGATTGCTTATAGCGAAATTGTTTC
Protein-coding regions in this window:
- a CDS encoding SDR family oxidoreductase, producing MPTTATRRILITGATGYIGRRLKDRLLQRADLQLRLLVRDPNRLRPEVRQRVEVVQGDSFDATALQKALQQVDMAFYLIHSMGSGPDYAARDRRSAEQFRDACIAAGVARLIYLGGLGRMENASEHLRSRLETGAILSARPETLQTLWFRAGVILGAGSASFEIIHHLTQKLPVMLTPRWVTTRTQAIAVEDVLTYLEAAIDLPAAGNWQIDIGSEPTDFRGLMQAAAASLGLKRWLIPVPLLSPKLSSYWLMLFTPVPYSIAAALVEGLKSETLVENDHAKQLFPTIVPRTLPQAFQLALQELESDAVLSRWCDSSAGEVCDLSPPADPKALVYRDCRQFALAGLTPARVFSQLCQLGGAAGWGGYDPLWSLRGMIDKLMGGVGLNRGRRVPAQLRVGDAVDFWKVVDLRPNKRLLLLAQMKLPGKGWLEFVIDDDWLIQTAHFFPKGLGGRLYWYLVMPFHALVFERMGRRLLAQAAKMPAS
- the tpx gene encoding thiol peroxidase codes for the protein MTEKRTGIIRFKGNPVTLVGPDVTVGSPAPDFKVVDNGLQPVTRDSAKGKIQLIAVVPSLDTGVCDTMTRKFNQDAAALPENVEVYTISVDLPFAQKRWCGNAGIERVKTLSDYQERSFGLNYGVLIDELKLLARSVFVIDVDGKIAYSEIVSEVTAEPDYAAALAAVRALLA